CGGCGCGCCGGAAAAGAACTGCGGCGTGCGCCCCAGCTGGTCGTCCAGCTGCGCCAGCAGCGCATCGTCCAGCGCGCTGCCGTCGATGCGCAGCGCCAACGCGGTCAGGAAGCGTCCGCGGACCTGAAACTGGGCGGCCTGCGCCCGGGGCCGGGCAGATCGGTCTGACACGTCGAAACTGTGCTCCTGCTCTGGGCGGATCGCGAATCGGGATGCGCCGCTCTTGTCGGTTGCCTCTTTTTCACGAACGGGCGCGCGGTGAAAGCCATGGCGGCGGGATTGGGGCCGATCAGGCCGATATTCGCGCGTCGCCGCCCGGCCACTGGACATCGGGGGCCGATCGGTCAACCTTGCGCGAAGCACGATGGGGGACGGGATGAGCTATCTGGGAATCGATCTGGGCACCTCGGGGCTGCGGGCGCTGCTGGTGGACGGCGCGGGCCGGCCCCTGGCCTCGGCCGAACGGCATTACCGGGTCGAACACCCCCATCCGGGCTGGTCCGAACAGGACCCCGCCGACTGGATCGCGGCGCTGCAGGGCGCGGTGGGCCAGCTGCGGGCCGAGCGTCCGGAATTCGCCGATCTGGCCGGGATCGGCGTCGCGGGCCACATGCATGGCGCGACGGTGCTGGACGCTGATGACCGCGTGCTGCGGCCCTGCATCCTGTGGAACGACACCCGCAGCCATGTCGAGGCCGCGGCGCTGGACGCCGATCCGCGGTTCCGCGACCTGACCGGCAACATCGTCTTTCCGGGCTTCACCGCGCCCAAGCTGGCCTGGATGCAGCGGCACGAGCCGGACCTGTTCGACCGGGCGGCGCGGGTGCTGCTGCCGGCGGCCTGGCTGAACCTGTGGCTGACGGGCGAGGCGGTGGGCGATCTGTCCGACGCCTCGGGGACGGGCTGGCTGGATGTGGGGGCGCGCGACTGGTCGGACGCGCTGCTGGGGGCAACGGGGCTGGACCGCACCCGCATGCCGCGCCTGGTCGAGGGCAGCGCCGAGGCCGGGCGCCTGCGTCCGGACCTGGCCGCCGAATGGGGCCTGCGCGGCCCGGTGACCGTGGCCGGGGGCGCGGGCGACAATGCGGCGGCCGCCTGCGGCATCGGGGCCTTGGCCGAAGGCGCGGGCTTCGTCTCGCTCGGGACCTCGGGGGTGCTGCTGGCCGCGCGCGACGGCTATGCCCCGGCGGCGGACACGGCGCTGCACAGCTTCTGCCATGCCGTGCCGGAGCGGTGGTACCAGATGGGTGTGATGCTGGCCGCGACCGACAGCCTGAACTGGCTGGGGCGGATCACCGGGGCCAGCCCGGCCGCGCTGACCGCCGATCTGGGGCCGCTGCGCGCGCCGGGGGCGGTGCGATTCCTGCCCTATCTGTCGGGCGAGCGCACGCCGCATAACGACCCCGCCATCCGCGCCGCCCTGACCGGGATGGGCGCGGGGACCGACCGCGACGACCTGACCCGCGCCGTGCTGGAGGGGGTGGCCTTCGGTCTGGCCGACAGCCTGGCCGCGCTGCAATCGACGGGGGCGCGGCCCGACCGGCTGATGGCCATCGGCGGCGGCGCGCGGTCGCGATACTGGCTGGAGGTGATCGCCACCGCGCTGGACGTGACGCTGACCCTGCCCGAGGACGGCGATTTCGGCGCGGCCCTGGGGGCGGCGCGGCTCGGCATGGTGGCCTGCGGCGTGGGTAGCCCGGCCGAGATCATGCCCCCCCCCGCCATCACCGGCGAGATCGCCCCGAACGCCGCCCTGCGCGAGGATTTCGCCGCCGCCCTGCAGGGGTTCCGCGCGGCCTATCCCGCGATCCGCGCCGTGCAGTGACCTGCTAGAGGTAGTTGCGCGCCACCACGATCGCCACGGCCTGGGTGCGGCTTTTCGCGCCCAGCTTGCCGCAGGCGCGCAGCGCGCGCTGCTTGACGGTGGATTCCGCGATGCCCAGCTGGGTCGCGGTCTCGATCTGGCCCAGCCCGTCGCGGAAACAGCGCAGCACGTCCAGCTCGGCCTGGGTCAGGGAGGCGCGGTTCAGTACCATGTCGGTCCACAGGTTGAACTTGGCGCGGGCGTGGGCGATCTCGTCATCGGTGAATTCGCGTTCGGGATGGGACAGGGTCAGGAATGACCGCTTGCCCGCCACCTTGCGCGATATCGCCACCCCATAGTTCAGCCGGAACCGCCGCGCCGCCTGCATCACCCCGCGCAGGTCGGGGATGCGCACCTCGGACCAGCGGACGGCACCTTCATGTGTCATCGTCCACATCGCGACCGGGTCCCCAAAGAAATAGTTGCGTTCCTCGTAGATGCCGCGCCAGGCCTCTGGATAGGCGTTGAACAGATGCTCCGGCCCCTTGTAGGTCAGGTTGAATCCCATGATCCAACCCGACGGCGCCAGCGCATGCATCTGCGCGATCTCGTCGTCGAAATTCGGGATCAGGTCGTTCAGCATCCACCCCTCCCACGCGTTGGTGATGGGCAGAATATGTCTTTTCGGACATGCTGAAAAGGCAGGTTGCGCATTTTTCGCGCGACATCCTCGCACCCGCGCGCCATCCCGGTGCTACCTATCAGGTAAAAGGAGGACCGCCATGGTCAAGGAAATCAGGGAACCACGGCTGGCGACGGCTGAATTCAGTCGCGACATGGTCGAGACCATGCTGACCTATTTCGACGCCTATGCCGAGGATGGCGTGCTGCGCGTCGAGGTCACCGGATGGGGGCTGTGGCTGCCCAACAACGTCACCGGGGGACGGCAATTCCTGGGCCTCGCCCGGCTGCCCAAAGGCTATCGCCAGTAAGCAAGGATCACCCAAATGACCGACAGCACCCTGCGGATCGACACGATCCGCCTGCCCCGCGACATGGACCGCTTCGATCTGGTCACCAGCTTCTTCAAGCTGCGCAAGCAGATCTTCGTGGACCGCATGGCATGGCCTTTGCACCATGCCGAGGGTATCGAGTTCGAGCAATACGACACCTTCGACACCGTCTATGTCATCGCGCATGAGAACGGCCGCGCCGTCGGCGGCGCGCGGCTGAAGCGGACCGACTGTTCCTTCGGGGGCGGCAAGGTGGTCTATTCCTACATGATCCGCGACGCCCATCTGGGGCTGCTGCCGGGCATGCCCACCAATCTGTGCCATGACGAACCCCCCGTCGATCCCCAGGCATGGGAGCTGACGCGCTTTGCGGCCCTGCCCCGCCCGGGCCTGGCCGAGGCGATCCTGGAGGCGTCGAACCAGTATCTGCACCAGGTCGGCGCGACGGATTGCCTGTTCCTGGGCCCGCCCGCCTTCCTGAGGATGGCCTCGCGGCTCGGCTGGACGCCGCGGCCGATGGGGGACCTGGTGTCGAATGACGACGGCAAGTTCCTGGCCTTTGCCTGCGCGGTGCGCGGGCCGCAGATGGCCGCCTAGCCACCCGCCGCCGGGCCGGGGGCGGGGCGCGCCCCCTCCGGCCCCGCGACGCGCAGGTGCCCGGCCCCGATCCGGGCGCGGATGGCGCGCGACAGCGTGTCGATGCCCACCGTGACCAGCCCGGTCGCGGCCAGGATGACGACTGCGCGGTCCATGCGCAGCTCGCCTATCGCATCGTCCAGGAAAAATCCCAGGGTGGCGATGCCCAGGATCCCCATGATCGCGGATTCGCGGATGATGATCTCCCACCGGTAAAGGCACAGCGCGACGAAATTGCCGAAAAGCCGCGGCACGATCTCCCATCCCCAGAGGGTCAGGCCCCGCGGCGCATCGGCCCGCAGCGCCAGCCCCGCCGCCTGCCGGCCCAGCAGATGCCCGATGATCGCCCCGTTATGCAGCCCCAGGGCCAGGATCGCCGGCAGCATCGACGGCCCCCAGACCTGCAGGAACAGATAGGCCAGCATGTATTCGGGAAAGGACCGCAGGATCACCAGCACCAGATGCCCCAAGGCCGCGCCCGCCCGCCCCGTCACCCGCGGCACGATCAGCGCCTGCGCGACGAAGGCCACCGCCCCCGCCAGCACCAGCGCCAGCTGCGCCATGATCAGCGTGGCGACCAGCCCGGGCAGGATCGCCCCCTGCATCAGGGTCCCCAGCCAGGCCAGCAGGCCCGCCGGATCGCCTTGGCGCAGCGGCGCGGGGATGATGTCCTGGGACAGGAACCGCCACAGCGCCCCCTGCCCCATTGGCGGGGTGCGCACCGTGGCCAGCATCACCGCGGCAAAGACCAGCCAGCCCAGGACCAGCCGCGGCCGCATCCACAGCCGGATCGAGGCGATCAGCCCGACATAGAGGATCATCACCGCCCCCGCCGCGCCGTAATCCCCTTGGCGAAAGAAGCTGTCCAGCTGAAAGCCCAGGGTCGGCAGGCCCACGAAGCCCAGTACCGCCGAGGACCGCAGCCCGCATTCCAGCCGATAGAGCGCATAGCTGGCCATCTGCGGCCCCGCCAGCGGTGCCCGCGCCCACAGGAACCGCGTCAGCGCATCGACCCGCGGCCCCAGCCAGGCGGCGGGGCGGGGATCGGCCTCGTCCAGCATCTCGGAAAGGACCTTGGCGAAGATCCCCGCATAGGGCAGCGCGATGGCCAGCACCCCCGACCAGACGCTGATCCCGAAGACCTGCAGCAGCAGCAGCGCCCAGAACAGCTCGTGCACGGATCGCACCGCGATGGCCAGCGCCCGGACCGGCCACAGCCGGTAGAAGGGCGCCAGGCACAGCCCCGCCGCGCCGCCCAAGGCCACCCCGGCCACGGCGAAGGCCACGGTCAGGGCCAGGGCACGCAGGATCTGCTCGATGGCGCCGAAATCGGGCGACAGAAAGCCCCGGCCCATGCGCATCAGGGCCGCGCGCGGATCATGGCCCGCCACCGCCAGATCGGCCAAGGGCAGGCAGGCCGCGGCCAGGACCACGAACCCCGCCACCACCCCGAGGCGCGACAGCCTAACCATAGAGCCGGTCGATCCGCGCCGCATCCAGCCCCGCCACCGGCAGGTCGAACAGCACCCGCCCCTCCTTCAGACCGATCACGCGGCTGGCGAAGGCGCGGGCCACGGCCACGTCATGCATGGCCAGAATCGCGGTCGGAAACGCCCCCTGGACCAGCCGCGCCAAGGCCTGGGCCTGCAGCGGATCGACGGCCGAGAGCGGCTCGTCGCCCAGGATGATCTCGCCGCCGCGATAGAGCGCGCGGGCCAACGCCACGCGCTGCTTCTGGCCGCCCGACAGGGTCTCGACCCGGGTGTCGGCCAGGCCCTGCAGGCCCACGCGGTCCAGCACGGCGCCTGCCTCGGCCCGGTCGCGGCGGGCGGGCCGGATCAGGGTCGCCAGGTTGCGCCAGGCGCCGTGATCGTCCAACCGCCCCATCAGCACGTTGCGCAGCGCCGACAGCTGCGGCACCAGCGCCGCGTCCTGGGGGACCAGCGCCATGCGCATGCCCCGCGCCTCGACCGCGCCGCGCAGGGCCGAAAGCAGGGTCGACTTCCCCGACCCGCTGCGCCCCAGCAGGGCCAGCCTTTCCCCCGGCGCGACAGTCAGGCTGATGCCGGTCAGGACCGGGGCGTCGCCCCAGCCCAGATCGGCGCGATCCAGCAGCTGCAAGGCCTATTCCAGCAGGTCCAGCTGGCGGGCGACATCCTCGATCGGGGCATAGTCGTCATTCTCGGCCGCGATGAAGGCGTTGCGGGGAAAGGCCGCCAGCAGGTCGGGATCGTCCATCCCGATCAGCGCCGCCTGCACCCGGTCCGCGAAACCCTCGCCCCACCGGGCATCCACATCGCCGCGGATCGTCCAGTTGTAGTCGGGATAGGGCGGCGTCTGCCAGATGACATGGGCGGTCTCGACCTCCGGGGCGTTGTCGGCCACGGCCTGGTCATAGACGGTGTAGTTCAGCGCCCCGACCTGCCAAGCGCCCGAGGCAACCAGCCGCAGCGTCTGGCTGTGATCGCCCGAGAATCCCACCCGGTCGAAGAACGCCTCCGGCGCCTCGCCGGTATTCTCGCGGATCGCGTATTCGGGCATCAGCCGCCCCGAGGTCGAGGTCTTGGCCCCGAAGGTGAAGGACAGGCCGCGCGCGGCCTCGGGGAAATCCTCGGACCGTTCCAGGCCGGTATCCCGATGCGCGATGAAATAGCTGACGAAGGTCGTGTCCTCGTCGCCTTGGGCGATGGCGCGGGCGCCGTCGACCAGCAGCCGCGCCTGCACCCCCGACAGCCCGCCGAACCAGGCCAGCTGGACCTGGTCGTTGCAGAAGGCGGTGACGGCGGCGGGATAGGACTTCACCGGCACGAATTCGACCGGCACGCCCAATTCGTCGGACAGGTATCCGGCGACGGCGGTGAAGCGCTCGATCAGGCGGGTCTCGTCCTCGTCGGGAATGGCCGAGAAATAGAGCGCGTCCTGGGCGGCGGCCGAGACGGGCAGCAGAAGGGCCAGAAGGCCCGCGCAGATGCGGGGGGAAAGCGGCATGGATCGGGTTTCCGTCGACTGAAGGGTTGCAGATGCTTGGACCGGCGGATCCCGGAGATCGCGCGCCGCTGTGCAAAGCCCCGTTTCCGGCGCAGCCCACCTGGCCCGAACGCCCCCGGCGCATCGGCTTGCCCCCGGACCATAGACCAGGTGAAAGGTCGCGCGCAATACAATCCGCCTTGACTTGGAGCGGTCAAAGGAGGACGATTGGTCTGTACCTATCAAACGACAGGCAGAGGGGAGGGTCCCATGAATATCGACCTTTCGCGCCGCGGCTTTCTGAGGCTGGCGGGTGCGGGGGTTGCGGCAACGTCACTGGGCGCCATGGGATTTGGCGCGGCCGAGGCAGCCGAGGCGGCAAGCGTGCGCGCCTTCAAGCTGACCACGACGACGGAAACACGCAACACCTGCCCCTATTGTTCGGTCGCCTGCGGGATCATCATGTATTCGCGCGGCGACGTGAAGGCCGGCGAGACCGCCGAGCTGATGCATATCGAAGGCGATGCCGACCACCCGACGAACCGCGGAACGCTGTGCCCCAAAGGCGCGGCGCTGAAGGATTTCGTCCATGCCCCCACCCGCCTGACCCATCCCCGCATCCGCCGCGCCGGTTCCGACCAGTTCGAGGAGATCAGCTGGGACGAGGCGCTGGACAAGATCGCCCGCGCCGTCAAGGACGACCGCGACGCGAACTTCATCGCCACCAACGATGACGGCACCCCCGTCAACCGCTGGACGACGACGGGTTTCCTGGCCGCATCGGCCACGACCAATGAAACCGCATGGCTGACCTACAAGACGGTCCGGTCCATGGGGATTGTGGGATTCGATAATCAGGCTCGCGTCTGACACGGCCCGACGGTGTCCAGTTTGGGCCCGACATTCGGCCGTGGAGCGATGACCAATCCATGGACTGACATCAAGAACACCGACCTGGTGATCGTGATGGGCGGCAATGCCGCCGAAGCGCATCCCTGCGGCTTCAAATGGGTGACCGAGGCCAAGGCCCAACGCGGTGCCCGGCTGATCGTCGTCGACCCGCGCTATACCCGCACCGCATCGGTGGCGGATTACTACGCGCCCATCCGTCCGGGCAGCGACATCGCCTTCCTGATGGGGGCGATCCGCTGGTGCATGGAAAACGACAAGGTTCAGTGGGATTATGTCCGCAACTACACCAACGCGTCGTTCCTGGTGCGCGAGGATTTCGGCTGGTCCGACGGGCTTTTCACCGGCTATGACGAGGAAAAGCGCGACTACGACAAGGAAAGCTGGGATTACCAGATCGGCGAGGACGGCTATGCGCTGACCGACCCGACCCTGCA
This portion of the Paracoccus aestuarii genome encodes:
- a CDS encoding putative selenate ABC transporter substrate-binding protein yields the protein MPLSPRICAGLLALLLPVSAAAQDALYFSAIPDEDETRLIERFTAVAGYLSDELGVPVEFVPVKSYPAAVTAFCNDQVQLAWFGGLSGVQARLLVDGARAIAQGDEDTTFVSYFIAHRDTGLERSEDFPEAARGLSFTFGAKTSTSGRLMPEYAIRENTGEAPEAFFDRVGFSGDHSQTLRLVASGAWQVGALNYTVYDQAVADNAPEVETAHVIWQTPPYPDYNWTIRGDVDARWGEGFADRVQAALIGMDDPDLLAAFPRNAFIAAENDDYAPIEDVARQLDLLE
- a CDS encoding acyl-homoserine-lactone synthase, yielding MTDSTLRIDTIRLPRDMDRFDLVTSFFKLRKQIFVDRMAWPLHHAEGIEFEQYDTFDTVYVIAHENGRAVGGARLKRTDCSFGGGKVVYSYMIRDAHLGLLPGMPTNLCHDEPPVDPQAWELTRFAALPRPGLAEAILEASNQYLHQVGATDCLFLGPPAFLRMASRLGWTPRPMGDLVSNDDGKFLAFACAVRGPQMAA
- a CDS encoding PhnE/PtxC family ABC transporter permease, which produces MRRGSTGSMVRLSRLGVVAGFVVLAAACLPLADLAVAGHDPRAALMRMGRGFLSPDFGAIEQILRALALTVAFAVAGVALGGAAGLCLAPFYRLWPVRALAIAVRSVHELFWALLLLQVFGISVWSGVLAIALPYAGIFAKVLSEMLDEADPRPAAWLGPRVDALTRFLWARAPLAGPQMASYALYRLECGLRSSAVLGFVGLPTLGFQLDSFFRQGDYGAAGAVMILYVGLIASIRLWMRPRLVLGWLVFAAVMLATVRTPPMGQGALWRFLSQDIIPAPLRQGDPAGLLAWLGTLMQGAILPGLVATLIMAQLALVLAGAVAFVAQALIVPRVTGRAGAALGHLVLVILRSFPEYMLAYLFLQVWGPSMLPAILALGLHNGAIIGHLLGRQAAGLALRADAPRGLTLWGWEIVPRLFGNFVALCLYRWEIIIRESAIMGILGIATLGFFLDDAIGELRMDRAVVILAATGLVTVGIDTLSRAIRARIGAGHLRVAGPEGARPAPGPAAGG
- a CDS encoding phosphonate ABC transporter ATP-binding protein, whose protein sequence is MQLLDRADLGWGDAPVLTGISLTVAPGERLALLGRSGSGKSTLLSALRGAVEARGMRMALVPQDAALVPQLSALRNVLMGRLDDHGAWRNLATLIRPARRDRAEAGAVLDRVGLQGLADTRVETLSGGQKQRVALARALYRGGEIILGDEPLSAVDPLQAQALARLVQGAFPTAILAMHDVAVARAFASRVIGLKEGRVLFDLPVAGLDAARIDRLYG
- the xylB gene encoding xylulokinase, with the protein product MSYLGIDLGTSGLRALLVDGAGRPLASAERHYRVEHPHPGWSEQDPADWIAALQGAVGQLRAERPEFADLAGIGVAGHMHGATVLDADDRVLRPCILWNDTRSHVEAAALDADPRFRDLTGNIVFPGFTAPKLAWMQRHEPDLFDRAARVLLPAAWLNLWLTGEAVGDLSDASGTGWLDVGARDWSDALLGATGLDRTRMPRLVEGSAEAGRLRPDLAAEWGLRGPVTVAGGAGDNAAAACGIGALAEGAGFVSLGTSGVLLAARDGYAPAADTALHSFCHAVPERWYQMGVMLAATDSLNWLGRITGASPAALTADLGPLRAPGAVRFLPYLSGERTPHNDPAIRAALTGMGAGTDRDDLTRAVLEGVAFGLADSLAALQSTGARPDRLMAIGGGARSRYWLEVIATALDVTLTLPEDGDFGAALGAARLGMVACGVGSPAEIMPPPAITGEIAPNAALREDFAAALQGFRAAYPAIRAVQ
- a CDS encoding helix-turn-helix transcriptional regulator: MLNDLIPNFDDEIAQMHALAPSGWIMGFNLTYKGPEHLFNAYPEAWRGIYEERNYFFGDPVAMWTMTHEGAVRWSEVRIPDLRGVMQAARRFRLNYGVAISRKVAGKRSFLTLSHPEREFTDDEIAHARAKFNLWTDMVLNRASLTQAELDVLRCFRDGLGQIETATQLGIAESTVKQRALRACGKLGAKSRTQAVAIVVARNYL